The DNA segment GCCCTGCCCGACGAATTCCGGCGCCGTGTCCAGGCGGGTGACGAGGATGCACTGACGGCCATCCCCGGCGTGGGGCCCAAAATGGCTCGGCGCATTCTCACTGAACTCAAGGATACCTTCAAGGCCGATCTGCCTCCCGGCGCTGGCGTCCCGGTGGCGTCGGGCGGACCAGCCGAGCAGGCGGTGCAGAGCCTGGTGGCGCTGGGCTATAAGCGCACCGAGGCCCACCGGGCGGTGCAAGCAGCGCTTAAGAGCTTTGACCGCGCCGTACCCGTGGAGGATCTCATCCGGGCAGCGTTGGGGGGCGCCGGAAACCGGTGAAACAGACTCCCCTGCATGACAGACACGTGGCCCTAGGCGCGCGCATGGCCCCCTTCGGTGGTTACCACATGCCGGTGCAATATACCGGCATCAACGCGGAACACATGGCTGTCCGTACCGCCGTGGGCCTGTTCGACGTCTCCCACATGGGCGAGTTCATTGT comes from the Candidatus Neomarinimicrobiota bacterium genome and includes:
- the ruvA gene encoding Holliday junction branch migration protein RuvA, with the translated sequence MITRLAGRIIEKHPDHVVLDVGGVGYHVWVTLNTYGALPDAGSEAVLLTHLQVREDSQDLFGFVDGSEREVFRHLIAISGIGAKTAINILSGALPDEFRRRVQAGDEDALTAIPGVGPKMARRILTELKDTFKADLPPGAGVPVASGGPAEQAVQSLVALGYKRTEAHRAVQAALKSFDRAVPVEDLIRAALGGAGNR